One segment of Etheostoma cragini isolate CJK2018 chromosome 23, CSU_Ecrag_1.0, whole genome shotgun sequence DNA contains the following:
- the sypl1 gene encoding synaptophysin-like protein 1: protein MMTGFRLNLSPLKEPLGFVKLVEWLTAIFAFGCCGGYSGKNIISLFCGDGTNETLTANFHYPFRLSEVPLIEGNTTLCNHSVTTTHMVGDSVSSVEFFVGIAIVCFLYSMVALLVYLGYMHVYKDSDFGPIFDFLITVILVFLWLVCSSAWAKGLQNVKDATDTGGISATLDVCKGSNITCEVTEFASLRTLNMSVVFGYLNMFVWAGNAWFVYKETRWHSQKFSSQPGPGRQQVPAPI, encoded by the exons ATGATGACCGGATTTCGGCTGAACTTATCGCCGCTGAAGGAGCCTCTGGGCTTCGTCAAACTGGTGGAGTGG CTCACGGCCATATTTGCTTTTGGATGCTGTGGCGGATACTCAGGGAAGAACATCATATCTCTCTTCTGCGGCGATGGCACGAATGAAACTCTCACTGCTAACTTTCACTACCCATTTAG GTTAAGCGAGGTCCCGCTCATCGAGGGAAACACCACTTTGTGTAACCACTCTGTCACAACGACACACATGGTGGGAGACTCGGTCTCCTCAGTGGAGTTCTTTGTGGGCATCGCCATCGTTTGCTTTCTGTACAGTATGGTGGCTCTTTTGGTATATTTAGGCTACATGCACGTCTACAAGGACTCTGACTTTGGACCCATTTTT GACTTTCTGATCACAGTGATACTGGTCTTTCTGTGGCTGGTGTGTTCATCAGCCTGGGCAAAGGGCCTGCAGAATGTGAAGGATGCCACGGACACTGGAGGCATCAGCGCCACGCTGGACGTCTGCAAGGGGAGCAACATCACCTGTGAGGTCACTGAGTTCGCCAGCCTGCGGACCCTAAACATGTCTGTG GTGTTTGGCTACCTCAATATGTTTGTGTGGGCAGGCAACGCCTGGTTTGTGTACAAGGAGACCCGTTGGCACTCCCAGAAATTCTCTTCTCAGCCCGGACCTGGAAGGCAACAGGTCCCTGCACCCATCTAA